One region of Miscanthus floridulus cultivar M001 chromosome 19, ASM1932011v1, whole genome shotgun sequence genomic DNA includes:
- the LOC136526267 gene encoding E3 ubiquitin-protein ligase UPL4-like yields the protein MPRAGDAVVRHGLLPVLCSRLLAIEYLDVAEQCLQAFEKISRRQPTQCLQAGMINAVLAYIDFFAASIKRVAVSAVANACKKVPADCSQFVL from the exons ATGCCGCGCGCCGGGGACGCCGTTGTCCGCCACGGCCTCCTCCCCGTGCTCTGCTCCCGGCTGCTAGCCATCGAGTACCTCGATGTAGCTGAGCAG TGCTTGCAAGCTTTTGAGAAGATATCACGGCGGCAACCTACCCAGTGCTTGCAGGCGGGCATGATCAACGCTGTGCTGGCATACATTGACTTCTTCGCTGCAAGCATTAAG AGGGTTGCAGTGTCAGCTGTCGCAAATGCCTGCAAGAAGGTCCCGGCCGATTGCTCCCAGTTTGTTCTC